One window of the Thermodesulfomicrobium sp. WS genome contains the following:
- the cysK gene encoding cysteine synthase A translates to MRTDSILSLIGNTPLFEFPGERIVAKAEFLNPGGSIKDRVALAMLEGAERDGRLQPDSIIVEPTSGNTGIGIALVGRLKGYAVRIVMPENMSEERKKLIRSLGAELVLTPAEESIAGAVNAVRRMQAEDPRVFVPQQFENPDNPRVHYEETARELWRQTGGEIDCFVAGVGSGGTLQGVGSFLKEHRPGVRIVAVEPKNVSALLGHEPGLHQIQGIGDGFIPAILDTSLVDDVIEVTDEDAIATTRELGRAFGLLVGISSGANVWACRQMRRKLGGVIATVLPDRAERYFSTALLET, encoded by the coding sequence ATGCGTACCGACTCCATCTTGAGCCTTATCGGCAATACGCCCCTCTTCGAATTCCCCGGCGAACGCATCGTGGCCAAGGCCGAATTTCTCAACCCCGGCGGCAGCATCAAGGACCGCGTGGCCCTGGCCATGCTCGAAGGGGCCGAGCGCGACGGCCGCCTGCAGCCCGACTCCATCATCGTGGAGCCCACCAGCGGCAACACCGGCATCGGTATCGCCTTGGTGGGCCGGCTCAAAGGCTATGCCGTGCGTATCGTCATGCCCGAGAACATGAGCGAGGAGCGCAAAAAGCTCATCCGCAGCCTGGGGGCGGAGCTCGTGCTCACCCCGGCGGAAGAGAGCATCGCCGGGGCCGTGAACGCCGTGCGGCGCATGCAGGCCGAAGACCCGCGGGTGTTCGTACCCCAGCAGTTCGAAAACCCCGACAACCCGAGGGTGCACTACGAAGAGACCGCCCGGGAGCTCTGGCGGCAAACCGGCGGCGAAATCGACTGTTTCGTGGCCGGGGTGGGCAGCGGCGGCACCCTGCAAGGGGTAGGCTCTTTCCTCAAGGAACACCGGCCCGGGGTGCGCATCGTGGCGGTGGAGCCCAAAAACGTCTCCGCCCTCTTGGGCCACGAGCCGGGACTGCACCAAATCCAGGGCATCGGCGACGGCTTCATCCCCGCCATCCTGGACACCTCCTTGGTGGACGACGTCATCGAGGTTACCGACGAGGACGCCATCGCCACCACCCGCGAGCTGGGCCGCGCCTTCGGCCTCCTGGTGGGCATCTCCTCCGGGGCCAATGTGTGGGCCTGCCGGCAGATGCGGCGCAAGCTCGGCGGCGTCATCGCCACAGTGCTTCCTGACCGGGCGGAGCGCTACTTCAGCACCGCGCTCCTGGAAACATAA
- a CDS encoding NADH-quinone oxidoreductase subunit C: MLAWTQEQTIAVNEISVLSPEAFRAAVAQAVEQGARLVALFAAPKGAVKRVYAVLAWDGRHLLETVAMEPSLGYPSLTPVCPQAHWFERELFEIHGITPHNHPWLKPIRFHERQDGGERPAPCVTEYFTVDGPEIHEVAVGPVHAGIIEPGHFRFQCLGETVMHLEISLGYQHRGIEAQLAGGPDRRTIHFMETAAGDTTIGHTWTHCALVEALAGVTVPARAQAIRALALELERLANHTGDVGALALDMGFLPTSSFCGRLRGDFLNMTALLCGNRFGRGLVRPGGVAFDVEPERTQELLRRLAATVRDVRGAVRLFVESSMARNRLEGVGALSTGEAVALGLVGPAARACGVVRDDRWAHPQPGVPHPEGAPATAEGGDLLARAMVRVREIEASAAMVEQLLRRLPEGPIACPVPPLAPRRLAACLVEAWRGEVCHVAATDESGRFAWYKMVDPSFHNWFGLAMVLRGTEISDFPLCNKSFNLSYCGHDL; encoded by the coding sequence ATGCTGGCATGGACCCAGGAACAGACGATCGCCGTAAACGAGATTTCCGTGCTGTCGCCCGAGGCGTTTCGCGCCGCGGTGGCGCAGGCCGTGGAGCAGGGAGCGCGGCTTGTCGCCTTGTTTGCTGCCCCCAAGGGCGCGGTCAAGCGGGTGTATGCGGTCTTGGCGTGGGATGGACGCCACCTGCTGGAGACCGTGGCCATGGAGCCGTCTCTCGGGTATCCGAGTCTGACCCCCGTATGCCCGCAGGCCCATTGGTTCGAGCGGGAACTCTTTGAAATTCATGGGATTACCCCGCACAATCACCCGTGGCTCAAGCCCATCCGCTTTCATGAGCGCCAAGACGGCGGCGAGCGGCCGGCCCCGTGCGTGACCGAATATTTCACCGTGGACGGACCAGAGATCCACGAAGTGGCCGTAGGTCCGGTGCATGCCGGCATCATCGAGCCCGGGCATTTCCGCTTCCAATGTCTGGGCGAGACCGTGATGCACCTGGAGATCTCCTTGGGCTACCAGCACCGGGGTATCGAGGCCCAGCTGGCGGGCGGACCGGATCGGCGTACCATCCATTTCATGGAGACAGCGGCCGGGGACACCACCATCGGACATACCTGGACGCATTGCGCCCTGGTGGAGGCCTTGGCTGGCGTGACCGTGCCCGCCCGGGCACAGGCCATTCGCGCCCTGGCCTTGGAGTTGGAGCGCTTGGCCAATCACACCGGGGACGTGGGGGCGCTGGCCTTGGATATGGGATTTTTGCCGACGTCGTCCTTTTGCGGGCGGCTGCGCGGTGATTTTCTCAACATGACGGCGCTTTTGTGCGGCAACCGCTTTGGCCGGGGCCTGGTGCGGCCCGGAGGCGTGGCCTTCGATGTGGAGCCCGAGCGAACGCAGGAACTCCTGCGCCGCTTGGCGGCCACGGTACGGGACGTGCGCGGGGCGGTGCGGCTCTTTGTGGAGTCTTCCATGGCCCGGAACCGCCTGGAGGGCGTGGGGGCGCTCTCCACGGGTGAGGCCGTGGCCTTGGGGTTGGTGGGGCCTGCCGCCCGTGCCTGCGGCGTGGTGCGCGACGATCGCTGGGCCCATCCCCAGCCCGGGGTGCCCCATCCCGAGGGCGCGCCGGCCACGGCCGAAGGCGGGGACCTCCTTGCCCGGGCCATGGTGCGCGTGCGCGAGATCGAGGCCAGCGCCGCCATGGTGGAGCAATTGCTGCGGCGGCTGCCGGAGGGGCCGATCGCATGTCCTGTCCCACCGCTTGCGCCGCGGCGGCTGGCGGCCTGCCTGGTGGAGGCCTGGCGGGGAGAGGTCTGTCATGTGGCGGCCACGGACGAGAGCGGTCGCTTTGCCTGGTATAAAATGGTGGACCCGTCCTTCCACAACTGGTTTGGACTCGCCATGGTGCTGCGGGGGACGGAGATCTCTGATTTTCCCTTGTGTAACAAAAGTTTCAATCTGTCCTATTGCGGACACGACCTGTAG
- a CDS encoding proton-conducting transporter membrane subunit yields MPIIPFALVFLPVGGGILALLVARDALRRGLLVVTAVAHAAMVAAGAAAPTVPPEAMLGLDAPGLVFLGLASILFVAASIYAVGYLRAETKDERADFVAGVMFRNAPERIFTACLLFFLASMSLVCLARHLGLLWVGVECTTLASAPLIYFHRHQRSLEATWKYLLICSVGIAFALMGLMLVSYAAAGSSSSLHLDALMAHATAMRPRWLQVAFVFLLVGYGCKMGLAPMHHWLPDAHSEAPSLVSALLSGALLNCAFLGIIRGHQLCVAAGLGEFSGSMLVLLGLLSLGTAAVFVVGQGDFKRMLAYSSVEHMGLLALALGAGGAPAASGMLHAVNHSLTKAALFLLAGNILALYHTKSSYDTSGLVRTIPVTGVLWVAGFLSITGTPPFGTFVSELGIVQGLLAQGRFGVAALTVLCLAVIFVGMSMAVARMIQGPRPRYLRGTPREEWTSVGPSAILLALVLALGVVQPHGLRQLLGEALRVAGGM; encoded by the coding sequence ATGCCCATCATTCCCTTTGCCCTTGTCTTTCTGCCCGTTGGGGGCGGTATCCTCGCCCTGCTGGTGGCGCGTGATGCTCTGCGCCGGGGGCTTTTGGTGGTCACTGCCGTGGCCCATGCGGCCATGGTGGCGGCGGGTGCCGCCGCCCCTACGGTCCCGCCAGAGGCTATGCTCGGCCTGGATGCCCCGGGACTTGTGTTTTTGGGGTTGGCGAGCATCCTCTTTGTGGCGGCCAGCATCTATGCTGTCGGGTACTTGCGCGCCGAGACCAAGGATGAGCGCGCCGATTTCGTCGCTGGGGTGATGTTCCGCAACGCCCCGGAGCGGATTTTCACTGCCTGCCTGCTGTTTTTCCTGGCATCCATGAGCTTGGTGTGTCTTGCGCGCCATTTGGGCCTGTTGTGGGTGGGGGTGGAATGCACCACCCTGGCCAGCGCACCCCTCATCTATTTCCACCGCCATCAGCGCTCGTTGGAAGCCACCTGGAAGTACCTGCTCATCTGTTCCGTGGGCATCGCCTTTGCCCTCATGGGACTTATGCTGGTGAGCTATGCTGCGGCCGGCAGCTCCTCTTCGTTGCACCTCGATGCCCTGATGGCGCACGCCACGGCCATGCGGCCCCGCTGGCTGCAGGTGGCCTTTGTGTTCTTGCTGGTCGGTTATGGATGCAAGATGGGACTTGCGCCCATGCACCATTGGCTGCCCGACGCCCATAGCGAGGCACCGTCTTTGGTGTCGGCCCTGCTTTCCGGGGCCCTGCTCAACTGCGCCTTTTTGGGCATCATTCGGGGGCATCAGCTCTGTGTGGCCGCTGGGCTGGGCGAGTTTTCCGGATCCATGCTCGTGCTCTTGGGCCTGCTCTCGCTGGGGACCGCTGCCGTGTTCGTGGTGGGGCAGGGGGATTTCAAACGCATGCTTGCCTACTCCAGCGTGGAGCACATGGGGCTGCTTGCCCTGGCCTTGGGCGCGGGCGGCGCTCCGGCGGCCTCCGGCATGCTGCATGCCGTGAACCATTCCCTCACCAAGGCAGCGCTCTTTCTCTTGGCGGGGAACATCTTGGCCCTGTACCACACCAAGTCCTCCTATGACACCAGCGGCCTGGTGCGGACCATCCCGGTGACGGGCGTGCTGTGGGTGGCGGGGTTTCTTTCCATCACCGGGACGCCCCCGTTTGGGACCTTCGTGAGCGAGCTCGGCATCGTCCAGGGGCTTTTGGCCCAGGGGCGCTTCGGGGTGGCGGCCCTCACCGTGCTCTGCCTGGCGGTGATCTTTGTGGGCATGTCCATGGCCGTGGCGCGGATGATCCAGGGCCCGCGGCCGCGCTATCTGCGCGGCACGCCTCGTGAAGAGTGGACCAGCGTGGGCCCGTCGGCCATATTGTTGGCGCTGGTCTTGGCCCTGGGCGTGGTGCAGCCGCACGGTTTGCGCCAGCTCTTAGGCGAAGCCCTGCGCGTGGCAGGCGGGATGTAG
- a CDS encoding proton-conducting transporter membrane subunit, with protein MLWWLVAMMIAGMALSAAAGRGRLGAVLGPAVMFAVCLAGLGFALGPDGRWVLPFAPPLGSGALRLDAVARFFLLPLFGLGAMVAIYGVGYLQHAVGRRHLGVHWAVVLLLLLGMTVVFLADDGFVFLVGWELMSVAPFFLVAFDDHDASVRAAAWEYLAAAHLGGAALVAGLALAAASGGWSFDAMRAALPGSALALPVFGLMVLGGGAKAGLVPLHVWLPEAHPAAPSHVSALMSGLMVNTGIYAVVRALDVVGMPGAGAGVLLVLAGLVSAVFGAMQALVQGNAKRLLAFSTVENMGLVFMAVGVGIVGYACGLVVTAWLGLAAALMHLLHHSLFKGLLFMGAGAVLEATGTVELRALGGIAQRMPQVSRCMAVGVATVSGLPPFCGLVGEVLLFAALATGMAASDPGLRGVMLAGFVGLALVSGVVLAGMTRLFGIAFLGAPRSPQAAEAKEPGRLMRLPMMVLAAACLAAAVAAPVALGLALPAVGVVLGAVPREPLAPFVAGVAQIATIGVVVAVAVVVVAGVRRLLPGWADARRFRTWDCGYAAPSVRMQYSAFGFAQPLWRAIGGTSVARVTVEKPVGFFPAHAWARVEPADPLRTAWERLFGGVRSMCDALKWLQHGRIQLYVFTMVAVLGILIVWRLWGE; from the coding sequence ATGCTGTGGTGGCTTGTGGCAATGATGATTGCTGGGATGGCGCTCTCGGCGGCAGCCGGCCGGGGGCGTTTGGGCGCGGTGCTCGGCCCGGCGGTGATGTTCGCGGTCTGTCTGGCGGGTTTGGGCTTCGCCCTGGGACCGGACGGCCGCTGGGTACTGCCGTTTGCGCCGCCTTTGGGTTCTGGAGCCCTGCGCCTGGACGCGGTGGCACGTTTTTTTCTGCTTCCCCTCTTTGGGCTGGGGGCCATGGTGGCCATCTACGGCGTGGGCTATTTGCAGCATGCGGTGGGCCGCCGTCATTTGGGCGTCCATTGGGCCGTGGTGCTGCTTCTGCTGCTCGGGATGACCGTGGTGTTTCTGGCCGACGATGGCTTTGTGTTCTTGGTGGGCTGGGAACTCATGTCCGTGGCCCCGTTTTTTCTCGTGGCCTTTGACGATCACGATGCCTCGGTGCGTGCCGCGGCCTGGGAGTATTTGGCCGCAGCGCACTTGGGAGGCGCGGCGCTCGTGGCGGGCCTCGCCCTGGCCGCGGCGTCGGGCGGATGGTCCTTTGACGCCATGCGCGCGGCCCTGCCGGGAAGCGCCCTGGCGCTGCCGGTATTCGGGCTCATGGTACTCGGCGGCGGGGCCAAGGCCGGTCTCGTGCCGCTGCACGTATGGCTGCCGGAAGCGCACCCGGCCGCGCCGAGTCATGTGTCCGCCCTCATGTCCGGTCTTATGGTGAATACCGGGATCTATGCTGTGGTGCGCGCCCTGGACGTGGTGGGCATGCCTGGGGCCGGCGCGGGCGTCCTCTTGGTGCTGGCGGGCTTGGTGAGCGCGGTGTTCGGGGCCATGCAGGCCCTGGTGCAGGGGAATGCCAAACGGCTGCTTGCCTTCAGCACGGTGGAGAACATGGGCTTGGTGTTCATGGCGGTGGGTGTCGGTATCGTGGGATATGCCTGCGGCCTGGTGGTCACCGCCTGGCTGGGTCTGGCGGCGGCCTTGATGCATCTCTTGCACCATTCCTTGTTCAAGGGGCTCCTGTTTATGGGGGCCGGTGCGGTGCTCGAAGCCACAGGAACGGTGGAGCTTCGCGCCCTGGGCGGGATCGCCCAGCGCATGCCGCAGGTGAGTCGGTGCATGGCCGTAGGCGTGGCCACGGTGTCGGGGCTTCCGCCCTTTTGTGGGCTGGTGGGCGAGGTGCTGCTCTTCGCCGCCCTGGCTACGGGCATGGCGGCGTCTGACCCCGGGTTGCGCGGCGTCATGCTCGCCGGATTCGTGGGGCTGGCCTTGGTGAGCGGCGTGGTGCTTGCCGGCATGACCCGGCTGTTCGGGATCGCCTTTTTGGGCGCCCCAAGGTCGCCGCAGGCCGCGGAGGCCAAAGAGCCGGGAAGGCTCATGCGCCTGCCCATGATGGTGCTGGCGGCCGCCTGTTTGGCCGCGGCAGTGGCGGCCCCGGTGGCCTTGGGGCTCGCCCTGCCTGCCGTGGGCGTGGTCTTGGGTGCGGTCCCGCGGGAGCCGCTTGCCCCGTTTGTGGCGGGAGTGGCGCAGATTGCCACCATCGGTGTAGTGGTCGCCGTCGCGGTGGTCGTGGTGGCGGGGGTGCGTCGATTGCTTCCCGGCTGGGCGGATGCCCGACGGTTTCGTACTTGGGACTGCGGCTATGCGGCCCCGTCGGTGCGTATGCAGTATTCCGCCTTTGGCTTTGCCCAGCCCCTGTGGCGGGCCATCGGTGGAACGAGCGTTGCCCGGGTCACGGTCGAAAAGCCTGTTGGATTCTTTCCGGCGCATGCCTGGGCGCGCGTGGAGCCTGCGGATCCCCTGCGCACGGCGTGGGAGAGGCTTTTTGGCGGGGTGCGCAGCATGTGTGACGCCCTCAAGTGGCTGCAGCACGGCCGCATCCAGCTCTATGTCTTCACCATGGTGGCGGTGTTGGGGATCCTCATCGTATGGCGGCTTTGGGGGGAGTAG
- a CDS encoding peptidase U32 family protein, with amino-acid sequence MTSFSPEILAPAGDSDSFLAALAAGADAVYCGLKHFSARMEADNFGLGELAALTALAHSHGRRVYVAMNTLIKPGELAQAGRLLERMTRMVLPDALIFQDLAMVALARQTGFAGELHLSTLAAASPGRGVALAADLGIQRVVLPREFSIDEIKTVARMLPPNLDLEVFVHGALCYAVSGRCSWSSLLGGKSGLRGRCVQPCRRRYRRKGEAQAFFSCDDLGLGVLVRLLGEVPAVRSWKIEGRKKGPHYVFHTVRAYQLLRDHGRDPKARREAEDLLAMALGRPTTRSFFLGHKPRSPLSLRPQTGSGLLLGSVAGGPQPRVQVREALMAGDLVRVGLEDAGGSFTVPVRRSIPKGGRLDLSRPAQGKPVFLVDRRPPELVHILRTWRAKLPAAPPTPNSDFAPKLPQPKPRTRPTRPIHLHAWRRLPARLPRDGEHGIWFLPGVERSISRHIFRRLWWWLPPIIWPEEEAAFAEHLEDVERLGGRRFVLGAPWQRALLSSRAEAWAGPFCHAANALCLAALADFGLAGAFASFELDGESLLALPGSSPLPMGVVVGGMLPACVARIRADSIRDGEPLISPKGEVFWTQRHGSLFWTYPNWELNLSAHQQELLGAGYQVLATLHEWVPKTVPLKERPGLWNWEGGLI; translated from the coding sequence GTGACTTCTTTTTCCCCAGAGATCCTTGCCCCAGCAGGCGACAGCGACAGCTTTCTCGCCGCCCTGGCCGCCGGTGCCGACGCCGTGTACTGCGGCCTCAAGCATTTTTCCGCCCGCATGGAGGCCGACAACTTCGGTCTCGGTGAGCTGGCCGCCCTCACGGCCCTGGCCCACAGCCACGGCCGCAGGGTGTATGTGGCCATGAACACCCTCATCAAGCCAGGAGAATTGGCCCAGGCCGGCCGACTGCTGGAGCGCATGACCCGCATGGTGCTGCCGGACGCCCTCATCTTCCAAGATCTCGCCATGGTGGCCCTGGCCCGCCAGACCGGGTTTGCCGGAGAGCTCCACCTCTCCACCCTGGCGGCGGCCTCTCCGGGCCGGGGCGTGGCCCTGGCCGCGGATCTCGGCATCCAGCGGGTGGTGCTGCCGCGGGAATTCTCCATCGACGAGATCAAGACCGTGGCCCGGATGCTGCCGCCAAACCTGGACTTGGAAGTCTTCGTGCACGGCGCCCTCTGCTACGCCGTGTCCGGCCGCTGCTCGTGGTCGAGCCTTTTGGGGGGAAAAAGCGGGCTGCGCGGCCGCTGCGTACAGCCCTGCCGCCGCCGCTACCGCCGCAAGGGCGAGGCCCAAGCCTTCTTTTCCTGCGACGACCTCGGCCTTGGGGTCCTGGTGCGGCTTTTGGGCGAGGTACCCGCCGTGCGCTCCTGGAAGATCGAGGGCCGCAAAAAAGGCCCGCACTACGTGTTCCACACCGTACGGGCCTACCAACTGCTCCGCGACCACGGCCGCGACCCCAAGGCCCGGCGCGAGGCCGAAGACCTGCTGGCCATGGCCCTGGGCCGGCCCACCACCCGCTCCTTCTTCCTGGGGCACAAGCCGCGCTCGCCGCTGTCGCTGCGGCCCCAAACCGGCTCGGGCCTCTTGCTCGGCAGCGTGGCCGGCGGGCCGCAGCCCCGGGTGCAGGTGCGCGAGGCCCTGATGGCCGGCGACCTGGTGCGCGTGGGGCTGGAAGACGCGGGCGGATCCTTCACCGTGCCCGTGCGCCGCTCCATCCCCAAAGGCGGCCGCCTGGATCTCTCCCGGCCCGCCCAGGGCAAACCGGTCTTTCTCGTTGACCGCCGGCCCCCGGAGCTCGTCCACATCCTGCGCACGTGGCGGGCCAAGCTTCCCGCCGCGCCGCCCACGCCCAACTCCGATTTTGCCCCAAAACTCCCGCAGCCCAAACCACGGACGCGCCCGACCCGGCCCATCCACCTCCATGCCTGGCGCCGGCTGCCGGCCCGCCTGCCCCGCGACGGCGAGCACGGGATCTGGTTTCTGCCTGGGGTGGAGCGCTCCATCTCCCGGCATATCTTCCGGCGGCTGTGGTGGTGGCTGCCGCCCATCATCTGGCCCGAGGAAGAAGCCGCCTTTGCCGAGCACCTCGAAGACGTGGAGCGCCTCGGCGGCCGGCGCTTCGTGCTCGGCGCGCCCTGGCAGCGGGCACTGCTTTCTTCCCGCGCCGAGGCCTGGGCCGGCCCGTTCTGCCACGCGGCCAACGCCCTCTGCCTTGCCGCCCTGGCGGATTTCGGCCTGGCCGGGGCCTTTGCCTCCTTCGAGCTCGATGGGGAAAGCCTGCTGGCGCTGCCGGGATCGAGTCCGCTTCCCATGGGCGTCGTGGTCGGGGGCATGCTTCCGGCCTGTGTGGCCCGCATCCGCGCCGACAGCATCCGCGACGGCGAACCGCTTATCAGCCCCAAAGGCGAAGTCTTCTGGACGCAGCGCCACGGCTCGCTGTTTTGGACCTACCCCAACTGGGAGCTGAACCTCTCGGCCCACCAGCAGGAACTTCTTGGTGCCGGCTACCAGGTCTTGGCCACCCTGCACGAATGGGTGCCCAAGACCGTCCCCCTCAAGGAACGGCCGGGACTGTGGAACTGGGAGGGGGGGCTCATCTAG
- a CDS encoding AAA family ATPase, with protein MERKKLPIGIQTFAEIRREGYYYVDKTPFVAKLAESGKYYFLSRPRRFGKSLFLDTLAEAFAGNRAFFTGL; from the coding sequence ATGGAACGCAAGAAACTGCCCATCGGCATCCAGACCTTTGCCGAGATCCGGCGCGAAGGATATTACTACGTGGACAAGACGCCTTTTGTGGCAAAGCTTGCCGAAAGCGGGAAGTACTACTTCCTCTCCCGGCCGCGGCGCTTCGGCAAATCCCTCTTCCTCGATACCCTGGCCGAGGCCTTTGCCGGCAATCGTGCGTTCTTCACTGGTCTGTAG
- a CDS encoding 4Fe-4S dicluster domain-containing protein — protein sequence MLRVLAERWHQKMRTIDFPRTHPPLSDRYQGRPLLAPERCPGAGCEACTAVCPTGAVGVDGQGLFLDLGRCLFCGACVRACPHGAVAFGQDFRMAARRREDLILRGASMPEITPLEEERRRLFARSLRLRQVSAGGCMACEADLNVLTTVVFDLGRFGIDFVASPRHGDGVAVTGPVTRNMRDALLWTHAASPDPRVSVAVGACAISGGIYAGLPETSSGATELLPVDLFIPGCPPHPLTILHGLLGLIGRLS from the coding sequence ATGCTGCGAGTCCTTGCCGAGCGCTGGCACCAGAAAATGCGCACCATTGATTTTCCGCGCACCCATCCTCCCCTGTCCGATCGCTATCAGGGCCGGCCGCTGCTTGCGCCCGAGCGCTGCCCCGGCGCAGGGTGCGAGGCATGCACCGCGGTGTGCCCCACGGGCGCGGTGGGGGTGGATGGCCAGGGGCTGTTTCTCGATTTGGGGCGCTGCCTTTTCTGCGGGGCGTGTGTGCGCGCGTGTCCGCACGGGGCGGTGGCCTTTGGACAGGATTTCCGCATGGCGGCCCGTCGGCGCGAGGACCTGATCCTGCGCGGGGCGTCGATGCCGGAGATCACCCCCTTGGAGGAAGAACGGCGCCGGCTCTTTGCCCGCTCCCTGCGGCTACGGCAGGTGAGCGCCGGGGGGTGCATGGCCTGTGAGGCGGATCTCAACGTGCTCACCACCGTGGTCTTCGATCTGGGGCGGTTTGGCATCGATTTCGTGGCCTCGCCGCGCCATGGCGACGGTGTGGCGGTCACTGGGCCGGTGACCCGCAACATGCGCGACGCGCTGCTGTGGACCCACGCCGCAAGCCCGGATCCGCGCGTGAGCGTGGCCGTGGGGGCGTGCGCCATCTCTGGAGGCATCTATGCAGGGCTGCCGGAGACATCGAGCGGGGCGACGGAGCTTCTGCCCGTAGACCTCTTCATCCCCGGCTGCCCGCCCCATCCGCTCACCATCTTGCATGGGCTTTTGGGGCTCATCGGCCGGCTTTCCTAG
- a CDS encoding hydrogenase-4 component E yields MSVQTLSLVWWAVILSDLVLLGAGRLRHLILLSAAHGVLLGVVVAGMNPAGEGVLVAAAMAALKAGVFPWLLWRTMRRIGSSEIVEPYMGLGTSVVLGLVGLGLLFGLESRVVLPVAAPPLLLPAALLTVLAGIILIVLRHKALTQVIGYLTMENGIFLLGVPLIGHDAMWIEFLILLDLFVAIFVMGIAIHHISRTFDSIDVDRFCTLRD; encoded by the coding sequence ATGAGCGTACAGACCCTCTCGTTGGTATGGTGGGCGGTGATCTTGAGCGACCTCGTGCTCTTGGGCGCAGGGCGGCTGCGGCATCTCATCCTCCTGTCGGCGGCCCATGGGGTGCTTTTGGGCGTCGTGGTGGCAGGCATGAACCCTGCAGGGGAAGGGGTGCTGGTAGCCGCGGCCATGGCGGCCCTCAAGGCCGGGGTGTTCCCGTGGCTTTTGTGGCGCACCATGCGCCGCATCGGTTCGAGCGAGATCGTGGAGCCCTATATGGGCCTGGGCACGAGTGTGGTGCTGGGCCTGGTGGGCCTGGGGCTGCTCTTTGGGTTGGAGTCCCGGGTGGTGCTGCCGGTGGCGGCTCCGCCGCTCTTGCTCCCAGCGGCCCTGCTCACGGTCCTTGCCGGCATCATTCTCATCGTGCTGCGCCATAAGGCCCTTACCCAGGTCATTGGGTATCTCACCATGGAAAACGGAATCTTTCTTTTGGGCGTGCCCTTGATCGGCCACGACGCCATGTGGATCGAATTCCTCATCCTCCTGGATTTGTTCGTGGCCATTTTTGTCATGGGGATCGCCATCCACCACATCAGCCGGACCTTTGACTCCATCGACGTGGACCGGTTCTGCACCTTGCGAGATTAG
- a CDS encoding NADH-quinone oxidoreductase subunit H, which translates to MESLFWGVGVVCAPLLLGIINRVKALWAGRRGRPMLQTYFDMAKLLRKGTVVSETTSWVFRLGPVCAVVGPAVAMLLVPFAGRPGLWSFPLDFVVLAYVLALPRLGTMLAALDVGSSFEGMGASREAAFGALAEPALLAALLAAAGQGGLRLADGVAAVDVLHGGGVLLGIAVFLLLLVENARMPVDDPNTHLELTMIHEVMVLDHSGPELAAITYGAALKLWVFAALLVALVLPLHAVSLPWAVVAHVTGILVVAAAVGVVESLSARLPMPRVPAFILSGAACGLVVLFAVIWGGRL; encoded by the coding sequence ATGGAAAGTCTGTTCTGGGGGGTGGGCGTGGTGTGCGCCCCGCTCCTTTTGGGGATCATCAATCGGGTGAAGGCGCTGTGGGCGGGCCGGCGTGGTCGGCCCATGCTCCAGACCTATTTTGATATGGCCAAATTACTGCGCAAGGGCACTGTGGTGAGCGAGACGACCTCATGGGTGTTTCGCTTGGGGCCGGTATGCGCCGTGGTGGGGCCGGCGGTGGCCATGCTCCTCGTCCCCTTTGCGGGAAGACCGGGCCTGTGGTCCTTCCCCTTGGATTTCGTGGTGCTCGCGTACGTGCTCGCCCTGCCGCGTCTGGGCACCATGCTGGCCGCTCTCGACGTAGGCTCCAGCTTTGAAGGCATGGGGGCGAGCCGGGAGGCCGCCTTTGGGGCCCTGGCGGAACCCGCTCTGCTGGCGGCGCTGCTGGCCGCTGCAGGTCAGGGGGGCTTGCGGCTGGCCGACGGCGTGGCGGCGGTGGATGTGCTGCACGGCGGCGGCGTGCTGCTGGGGATTGCGGTGTTTCTCCTGCTGCTGGTGGAGAACGCCCGCATGCCGGTGGACGACCCCAACACCCATCTGGAACTCACCATGATCCACGAGGTCATGGTCCTGGACCATAGCGGGCCGGAGTTGGCCGCCATCACCTATGGCGCGGCGCTCAAGCTGTGGGTGTTCGCCGCGCTCCTCGTGGCCCTGGTCTTGCCGCTGCACGCCGTGTCGTTGCCGTGGGCCGTGGTTGCCCACGTGACCGGGATCTTGGTGGTGGCCGCGGCCGTGGGTGTGGTGGAGTCCTTGAGCGCCCGCCTCCCCATGCCGCGGGTGCCGGCCTTCATCTTGAGCGGCGCGGCCTGCGGCTTGGTGGTGCTGTTTGCCGTGATCTGGGGAGGACGGCTATGA